The Pseudoliparis swirei isolate HS2019 ecotype Mariana Trench chromosome 17, NWPU_hadal_v1, whole genome shotgun sequence sequence CCTATGATGCTTTTGTTAAACCACCATCGTATTACAGTCAAACACAGTCAAACACACTTTATGAACTTTGTCAGGAATCTGAATTGGTTGCATAAACGTATTCTCTCACTAGAACTTGATATTTCATAGTATTCCCTTTTTGGCTTAATATACTTCAGTAGTGAGTTTGGGCAAAGCTTGCCAGTCataatttattcatattctTGTTTTAAACCCTAAGTTAGTATAAGCCCCCTACTATATATACCTCTAATGCATATCCCTCATGAGCAGCACGGCAGTACACAATGCTTCTATTGAGCTAGCGCCTCAGTGAATACCTTTATAGACCGAGAGTGACAGTTAACGCAACAACACCTGGGCTTCACTTAAAATGATAGGCCATATTAATAGTTACATACAAtcttattattttacattagtTGGCACCCAAAACATCAACATATCCTAAAATCTCATGactaatacatttaaaaaggggAACATTTAGAATTTAGCAGGCTTTAATATATCTGgtgattttatttctttaagttGGGAGGTGAATAAAACAAGAATGTGTGTCCATGAACACACAGTTCAGTCCAGAAGCCACTTTTGTAAATGAAACACTCAACCTGCCTGTTTCCTTAGAGGTGAGGAGGCAGTACTGGGAAATACATTACTACTCTGGCTACTGTCTTAAAGGAAAGGCAACACTTGTATGGTAAAGACACATGTAGGTATCTCGagttagatatatattttatagctTCTCATATATATCCTCATGAGTATTATATATCTTGTTATGGTATATTGAGAATTGCTTTAAATGGCATTtggttaaatacattaaagATCTGCCACATTCACCTCACCTGAGTCGGATATGTAAAGCCTTATGAAAGCACATCAGGTTTAATCTAAATCGATTCTATCAGTTTCCTCGTACAGATGTATTAAAAGACGGGTTGAATTAAGCGTCATAAACCCTTGAAACAGAAACCTCTTCTCTTtcagactcaaacacacaaacaaaccaaacACAAATCCCTTTCACTGTACTTCATCCCTGAATGTCTAAACACGATAAACTATCAATACAATCTGACATAATAATCTCATACAAGTCAGGCCTGACATCTATGCTTATTTCATTTTGAATGAAATACAAAGCGCCACAAAGCTTGAGTACCGGGCCTCTCAGTGAACGtagtatgtaaataaatactttcTTTCTTCAGTGGCTCTTCATTTGTCACAATGAGGCACATCATTGGTGAGTATGAATATTATTTAATAGCCCAAATCTTACTGGCAGCAGTAAAATAGTGTGTGACTTTACAGCATTGTTGCGTACTAATTTTGGTCAGTGAAATAATGGCTTCTCATGGATCCGGTCCATCGCATGCACCGTTTAGCAAATTCCGAGCTACATTTTTGACCTCTCGTTTAATTAAATAGTTTATCTTCAAGCAAACTGATAGACTTGTTGATCAGTGTCTTTTCGTCATCCACAAATCTGTACCCAAATATCTTCATGGTGGGACCACACACTCTCTGCACTACCTGAGCCAGAGTGAAGGGAATGTTAAATCTCCATTTCTCTGCCTGCTCTGATGAGTTCTTCTGCGTGGAGTAAATCCCGCTAGCTTCCCGTGTGGTCTGGGTGTTCCTCAGTATCCACTCCCGAGCTTGGGAACTAAATGGTATCCCCGTGAATCTGTACATTTCCTCTGCCTTCTGCATGGGGTAGCGGGCAATATCCTCATAACGCACCAACATGTAGCGTCTCCTCAGCCAGCGAGGTTGGCTTAGTCCCACCTCCGCTGACATCCTGATCTGGTCGCAGTTTCCTTTGagcctcttcacctcctcatcgTCTTCGGGGACCTGGCCGTCCTGCGCCCAGGCCTTCCACGTCTGGTATTTGGAAGAGAAAGCCACCATGCGGGATGCTAAGATGGCACGTGGATCTCGGACCAGCTGGATCACTCTCACATCCAGACGAGGATCCTCCACCAAAGGCTGCAATGTGTCCAGCTGACGCACACGGACAGTTTTAATGGCGTGGTGTTGCTTGGAGAGGCAGGATTCAGATGCCAGGGTCAAGTTCAGCGGCCCACAGCGACGAGTCTTACAGTGGTACCTAGGACAAGAGTGGTATAGTTTgtgtatgattatatatatatatatatcatagatATCTTTTATAGAGTTGCAAAGAGGAAGGAATAATTTCAGGCATTTTGCTTGTCTCTCTAACTCGTTTTGATAGGCGGCATTTAATCACCAAGCAACATGAAGTTGCTCAAAGGGCTGCAACTCCTTGGGGGTTAACATTAGGAGTTAACATTagtcaactttttttcttccctacCCCGATAGCCACCCCTTCGTCAACCATTTATTAATCGCTAACCCACATGATTAGTGCCTTGCATGCATGGTTGCTGTGGTTGAACAAGTTGAACCATAACACACAAACCATCCACGATGTGACTTGCATTGCCGTAGACGCATGCAGCCACTTTAGTCTCGGACAAATTATTTAGTTCAGCTGAGTGTCTGCCTCGTATACACTGTGTAGGTTTACGCCAGTGTTTTGCAAGCTCTTGGTAACATAGGCGAATATCTGGTCGACAGAGTATGCAGATGAATTTATTTTTTGGTGAATACATTCTACAACTCCTTAAAACCAAAGCCGAGCCCCCGGTGTTTTGCTAACCACCTGTTGATCAAAGTAAGAGTGGTTAGCCCTGAGGTTCGCGTTGACTCCGGCTCAGACTCACCTAActttttggtttgtttatttttttacctaatatttattttaagtgtGAAACTGAAAGCATAAATCAGTCTTCTAATTGTCAGTTAACTGTTAAACAGTTACTTATTAACATCCCCTGTTAACATGGCATACATGTATTGTATTGTCAAATTATTCAGGACCTTCTCGATTTCTATGTTGAAGAACAGGAtatcaaataaaagaaaacttTCACAGGAAGAAAAAGTACTACTGCCCCTTCCTCTTTGCAACTGTATCACAGAGttaaattattgttattatttcagAATCAACCCACATAGTAAACCTGATCAACAACAGTGAGTTTGTAGAACAATACCTTTCAAAAACATCTTTGGCTACAGGACTGCAGACCGATTCTTCACAGAGCGATAAACTAGACTCTCTGCGGAAGAGAGCCGGGGTAATGTGGTCCTGAGGTGGGGGAGAGATGAACTTCTCCAGGGGGGAGAAATCGCACAGGAAGAGCCCCTGGAGTACATCCCGGTAGATTCCTGCCAACACTGTTCCGTTGTTGGCCTCTGAGGCCGTGGTCAGCATGCGCTCCACGTGCCACAAAGGCTCAAACAGGTAGAACATTTGTTCCCCGTGCTGGTTGAAAAGTTCCCCCACAAATGAGGAACCTGTTCGCGTGGTGGCCATGAGTAAGATGTGCCTCTGGCCGCCGTTAAATCTGTATGTGCCCAAGTCATCTAGttcgtcctcctcctgctcctcggaGAGACTTGAGTAATTCACTTTTGCACCGGTCAGTTTAGAGAGCAGCATTTTGAACATCGTCAGGGAGCCAATTTGTGTTGCGTTGCTGTAATCCAGGGGAGGCTGTGGGGTCTGCTGTGGGGTCTGCCTCTGGATCAGTTTATCAGAGACCCTGTACAGATAGAGAGGCTGGATGAGTAGTAGAAACACCTGAGGAAGGTCCTATGTTTTACATTTCACTGACACTTTGACATGGAGCTCCTGTAGGAATAGAGGGTTATTATGGGAAACAAATTGATTCACTTTCTTTCTGAGTGACATGAGAAGAGCAATATGATATTAGTATATGACAATGGTATAAATCTCATCATATAACTCAGCAGGAAAGTCAATAAGCACATTTACCtcaatattattcatattaatgcAGTTATTCGCAACCAGTAGGCAGCGGAGAGGATGCCAAGGGGCtagattaatttaaaaaatgtcagttTTTGGTCATGTACAAAGCTACGTAGAATTCAAACAAATAGAATtcccacaaataaaaaaatgtcttagAATAATTTCAATGACCACTTCCGTTTGATTATCGCCACGCCAATCAGGACACGTCCCCGGGCTAGCTAACCTTCCTCGGATGCAGAGACATAAAATGGATGTGATTTTGATAGGAAAAAGTAATGTGGGAGACAACCCTGCTTTACTAACGTCTCTCAAGGTGTGCTGAGGCTATCTGAACTGTGGTggataaaatgtttcaaattgtgtgcttccacaacatatatatataaatatatatatatatatagatatatatatatatacactaccgttcaaaagtttggggtcactgagaaatgtctttatttttcaaagaaaagcactgttttttcaataaagataacattaatcaaaaatacacactatacattgttaatgtggtaaatgactattctaggtggaaacatctggtttctaatgaaatatctccataggtgtatagaggcccatttccatcaactatcactccagtgttctaatggtacattgtgtttgctaatcgccttagaagactaatatctgattagaaaacccttgtgcaattatgttagcacagctgaaaacagttatgctggtgatataagctatacaactggccttcctttgagcttgaagtttgaagaacaaaattaatacttcaaatattaatcattatttctaaccttgtcaatgtcttgactatattttctattcaatgttcaattcatttgataaagaaaagtgagttctcatggaagacacgaaattgtctggatgaccccaaacttttgaacggtagtgtatatatatatagcgtgtGTTAAACTTTTCctttgtgttatattaggcttaaattacatctacaaagaggATTTAGAGggcacacagctctctccctgagACAAGGTTTAAGAACGCCAGACATAGATAGACACAGCGGCCTTGTGGTGGTCCAGTATTAACCGGTAGATAAAAGACTGCAGAGCAGGGACCGGGATGCTCAGACAAAATAACAATAAGAGAGAAACGAGGGGGGAGATGTCAGCAACAAACCTCCagattccttaaagtaaccgacTTGAACGAGGGCAGGGGTCAAACTCAGTGACGAGAaaaaatatgtaatgagggagtggacggaggcggcacatGCCTTGGGTGTGATGGTATAAATATTAAGTCAATATGTTTGTTCGGgagttgggaaagacagatgtggagggaggttgttgtctttaacACCGGACCGAGCTCAGGTTTATTTGTTAAACTGTTGGTtataaataaatctacgtgaagtgaactctgatccaaactctctgtgttctgtgtgtgtttgattactgaggtccagtgtgtgagtatcctgtatcctgtggcgtctcaccagcagtcagatacgAGAGATACAACTTTATATGCATCAGGGTAAGAGATTAGTCAGGATGGACCgagaaggaagaaatccagccacaacagaacctaaatacattacatttggATTCATAAGAGCAACAGTGATGGTATAGGGCAAGCAGAATATCTATTTCGCTCAATACGGCTGACAGTGACAAAACTGATATTTGCAGTCCatcatttttgttgtttactcATTTATTTGGGAAGATGGTCCTCAGAAATCCGAAGAAGGCCTTAAGTTACAAAAGGCTGCTTCGAAGTTACAAGGCGGCCTTgaggctccacctccaccatagAAACAGGGCCTGGCACAGATGTTTTTCGAGAGTGGTACTTCTCAAATCGCAGAAGTGTGACTCCATTCAAAGGAATACATTTCTCCTGTGACTTAACAGGTTGTTATTTATTCTCTTACCTTGATAGGATGTTGCTTTCCTTTTCAATGATGACCAGGGCCACGATACAGATGAAGACAATCGCATACTTGGTCTTCATTCTTGAGTCCTGGCTTTGTAACTGGACGTCTAGAGTCTGGTCTGCGTGCTGGTCATAGCTCGTCATGCAGAGGCTAAAGCTTCATTCTGCAAGAAGAAAGACACTTCAGTTGAGACGGAGATATGCAAAATGCATGCGTTTACTGGTTTATGATGACATGGTTGCCTTGAGGTGCACAGGCCGTAACATACAAATAAGAGATACAGCTAAGGGTGGAACAAATGAGGCATACAAAATACATATTGGATTAAGTTGAAGACAAAAACCATAAAAAATGGGAGAGAAACACGAAAGggaaaatgaaataatgtatcATCTGAGCTCAAAACAACAGTTGCATTGATCTAAAACCAGAGGAATGTCCAGGAGTTTGTGCAACACACCTCTTTTTTAAACACGTTTGCCTCATTTCTGAGAAACCCAGAAAAAGACGGCATTGCTTGGTCGATGATAAAGAAGAAGGcggatgagagggagggagttaTTGTAAACAGAGCTTCACTGTGAACTCTTCCATATGGCACTGGGTCAGGGGACACGGTAAAAGGAACCTCAAGCGCTGTGTGGTTTCAGCACCCCCATctccttcacatggactcaggACGGGAGTCTTGCTGAGTGGCCCCATTGTACTGTATCAGGATTGGGAATCAACCGATTGGCGAAGATTAATAAATAACCATGAAGGCACAAGCCTCAACATGTCGACAGTCAGGTGATCTTTTGAGCATTATATTGTGGGTAATAATCAGATGAAGATGCATCACAAGTCATGCTATGCATCACAACCAGATCTCTCTTATTATCAACCTGCTATAGCATCTCGTCGGCTGGCTTCTGGAAGATTGTAATTAACTTTGAGGAGACTATGTTTTGCATCTAGAGAAGAATATATTTGTTCTCCCGTCGATTTAAATGTCGCAGTTTGTCACGTATGAAAAGAGACAAAATGTACACTGTAAGCGGACCACTTGATCACTATTAGCAGTTTCCACTGTGGTATCCTTGCCATCCTTTGGAAGTATATTGTGTTACTCTGCCATATTTAAAGGCTATCCAAGCAACCTGAATTCATAAATATTGAGGCAAATTAGTTGGGAAGACGAGGCACATTTATGTAGCCTCGTGTTGGTGTGACATTGCTCCCCCGAAAGACctttgaataaatacatttttctgaCATCATCTAAAATGATTCAGTTCAACTAATTTCTTAATTCCGAATACATTGTCAACTTTCATGTTACTGAAAAATAAGtgtagtccacacacacacacacacacacacacagcatttggACCTGTCAAGGCAGTGAATAATTTCTACAAAGCATATCGTTAGTGGAGAAAGACACAGTTTTGTGgagtgattgtgtgctctgtaAGTAAATATCACCCAATTATCTGAGCTTAATACACCATAGCCATCTAACTGTCAGGCTGAAGCACTTGAGCTGAGCACTTTTACATATTCAAGAGTCACTGGAGCGCTTGGCAAATCTGACTATCTGCTCAAGCAGAAACACACATCCCTCTGTTTATCATCTCACTGCAAATTACATTAATGGCTGCCTTCAAAGCCTTGAAGCAGCATctcatggagacacatggagaagcTACATTCTCACAGAAGGTGGTGCTGTTCATCCAGGGGCTCATAGAGTAATGAACTGGGATAGGCAAATACTGAACACCATTTCAATTAGTACTGTTCATCATTCCTATGTGATTCATGGATTTTAGTTTGCATGTCATTTGGAAATAAAGAAACTACCCCCTGTGTTTAGGGGTAGGGGGATGAGGGGGTTGGGGTGTCAGTGTGATGCCTATTGAATCCTATAGACGTtatgagggggggagggggcattcAATTCAGGAGCATTATCAACCACTGGACCAGAATGAATACAGACGAAGGAATACTTCTGCTCACTAATAGTCGCTGATGCTTTCGAATATTCCAAATTAAATCTGGACAACTGGTATTATGAGTAAGTCGCATCTCCAAAAGAGAGAGTTGTTGATTTTAGTAGACTACGGCAGCCTCCGTATTGGCGCAATCATCCTTGAAAGCTGCACCATATCAGAAACTGCACATCACACATATATGGTTTGACAGCCGTGGGGAACAGTGAGAGACTTCCCTTTATTATTCATATCGCGTTTTCCATGCTCGGCAGCAGGATGCTCTCCAGCTCGGTCGTGTGCCGGTGGCTCGGTGTGGCTGTTGTTTCTTACGCTTTCAATCATTTCTTgccagggaaaaaaaaaaccgagATGCGGTGATGTTCGTGTATCGGATGTGACAAACCTTGAGCTGATCTCTCGCTGCAATCGAGCCAAAACGTCCCTGATCGTGTGAGAAAGCGCGTCGTCTCCTCCGTCGCATCTCGCTGCATCGTGCGGAACGAGGACACACTGCTTCATTGTGTCCTCAGGCGCGAGCTCCTCTGCTCAGCCGGGGGAAGGAGAGGCAGCGCGGAGGCTCGGCCGTCTTGCAGAAACACCGACATTGAAGGAGGGTCAGACTGACGGCCAGcggaaataaatcaaatgtgtATTTCAATGTTGAATAaactaattagttttttttttaaagtttaaactcTGTGCCACTGGGGTGATTGTTGAAATCCTCGATGGATGCAGTAATTTGctttttaaattagttttgaGTTTAAATATCATCGCTTCTAAACTTTCTCCAACTTTCCCCATGTGCTTGATGGCACCGCGCGGCCGAGCCGActgtagtccccccccccctctctgcgtGGGACATCCTGTACAGGCGAGGTCACGTGATCCCTAAACACCCTGCAATTATGTATGAGGACCCCCCTTTTGTTTGTACACggtttttgttatttaaatcTCATTTAATTGCACGCTGGGGAGGTTGCAACCTACATTTTTGTCTCCCCGGTGAATTCAGGGATGTTTGTCATACTACGATGTATTTGTATTCCGTGCAGAGAAAGGGAAGCGCATGAAGTCACCGCGATGCAGACAGCCGAAGGCAGAGCAACACCGTTTCGTGTATAGTGGTGTTATCTTAATCTTAACACAGACTAGTTGTGTTGGTAAGACctgaatacacacaaacagtgtatacatatacataagtAGATCGTTAAGGCATGAATAATACTTAAAAGAGTTCCTTTAAATCTGAAATAACACTCATTGatcccttctttttttatgtattgAACCATTTCTAATCCAAAATATTACATCTAAATCTCTTCCTTCCCAAGTCCTGCACAAGACAGCAGCATACAAGATTCATACCTAAGAGATACACAACAAGCTTTAAAACAAAACAGCAAAAAGATGATAATAAACCAAAATAATTTGGGCTTCTCGTTATACCTTCATCTCTGTTGTCTTTAATACGTGATATACATCACcaaatatttcttttaaattgttGAGCTTTAAGAACCgtaaaggtttttttatttattatttttttatcatttacATAAATTGATTCCTACAAATCCAGATGCATGTagtatgtttttatatttccaaACATTTAGACACTAGTCGTATTTCGACACTGGGGGGCAGCAGTGTAAAAGACTGAATCGCTGGAGCAGCGCATCAGAGAGCGTGTGCCTCGGAGCACGGACTTAGTTTTAGCGCCAGAGTCCAACATGATGTGCGTCAGCATCATCATGTCAAATTCACccaaacaatatcaatattacaATATCACTTCTTTGCTATAAGGTGTATCATACATGTTGCTGAGTGACAACCACTACTAAGACctcaatgtgtttgtgttgttgtggtttctgCTGGTGGTCTTCTCAATCCATGATGATTTCTGCAGTCATGTCTTTTAGGATTGTGCATGGTTCGTGGCTCTGTATTCACGCTGCACTCTCTGAGGTTTATGACATGAAAAGGCTGTTAACCTACAGTATACTCTGAATGGAGAGATTAAAGGAGTGACCTAGTTTCAGAGTGAACCAGAACTAAAAGCGAACCTCTGCCCTGGGCAAACCGCACAAGAGATTATC is a genomic window containing:
- the chst3a gene encoding carbohydrate sulfotransferase 3a, whose translation is MKTKYAIVFICIVALVIIEKESNILSRVSDKLIQRQTPQQTPQPPLDYSNATQIGSLTMFKMLLSKLTGAKVNYSSLSEEQEEDELDDLGTYRFNGGQRHILLMATTRTGSSFVGELFNQHGEQMFYLFEPLWHVERMLTTASEANNGTVLAGIYRDVLQGLFLCDFSPLEKFISPPPQDHITPALFRRESSLSLCEESVCSPVAKDVFERYHCKTRRCGPLNLTLASESCLSKQHHAIKTVRVRQLDTLQPLVEDPRLDVRVIQLVRDPRAILASRMVAFSSKYQTWKAWAQDGQVPEDDEEVKRLKGNCDQIRMSAEVGLSQPRWLRRRYMLVRYEDIARYPMQKAEEMYRFTGIPFSSQAREWILRNTQTTREASGIYSTQKNSSEQAEKWRFNIPFTLAQVVQRVCGPTMKIFGYRFVDDEKTLINKSISLLEDKLFN